The stretch of DNA GACAGGAGACCAAGTGCTTGAATCTCTTCCGCCATAGATTATTCCTTTTGTTTGTGCTCCTCGGGCATCATCCAGTTTAGTATCCAGATTTTTAAGAGAACGAAGCGTAACTGTATATCTTGCATTTTTATGAGAATGTGTAATCTCATTGCCTTTTGAATCTTTTTTCTCTTTTAACCATTCCCCTGAATGGTTAATCCCTTTCTCAGGTATTTCTCTGCGGTCTCCAAGCCAAAAAGGAGTTTTATCTTCCGTTACAAGAACATTAGAGAAGATCACTTCATTAGGGGATGTTAAAACTTCCCATATTAAAGGATCATCCTTTGCATTAACATTCTGAATAATCCCAAATATTCCGCTCTCAACATTTACTGCATAGACTTTACCATTCCTCTGTCTTAAATATGCTATATCATCACCTACAATGCTCTCACCTCTCATCATAGCAGTAGATGTTTTTCCACAGGCGCTTGGATAAGCTCCGGTGAAATAGGTGACTCTTCCATCCGGACCATGCACCCCCATAACTAACATGTGTTCAGCAAGCCAATCCTCTCCTGATGCCTTGTGAATAGCAAGTCTTAGAGAGAGCTTTTTAAGTCCAACTGTGTTACCTGCGTATTGAGTATTTGTGCTGTATACAATGTTCTCCTCAAGATCTATATATACTCTGCGTTTGTCTACATCTTTGCTTACCATATCTTTCAGAGCACCAGCACTATGCATAATCCTGAAGAAATCCTCAGAATTGCCAATTCTTTCAAACTGCTTGTATCCTTTCCTGTAGAGAATATATTCTGAATGCGCAACATAACTGGAATCAGTTATCTGAACACATGGTATAGAGAATTCAGAATTGGTTGGCCCAAGACAGAAAAATAAAACCAGCATCTCCTTTCCAGCCATACTGTTTTTTAGATATTCATGGACTTCTCTTATCCCTTCTTCTCTGTCTATTGTGTTAAGAGTGGCTCCGAGCTCCATTCCTTCAGAAAGAAGATATTTAGTCTGCGCTTTATCCCGCGCCTGATCATTGTAACCGTCGTAATGAATTGTATGTCCCTGAATTGCAAGCTTTTTTTCCTCTCCGATTTCTAATGCCTTGTTCC from bacterium encodes:
- a CDS encoding phosphoenolpyruvate carboxykinase (GTP), which codes for MQEKYTELLKKKCTETSYRKLMALDNAKLHDFVGKYAELCNPDSVFIGDDSDEDAQYIRNKALEIGEEKKLAIQGHTIHYDGYNDQARDKAQTKYLLSEGMELGATLNTIDREEGIREVHEYLKNSMAGKEMLVLFFCLGPTNSEFSIPCVQITDSSYVAHSEYILYRKGYKQFERIGNSEDFFRIMHSAGALKDMVSKDVDKRRVYIDLEENIVYSTNTQYAGNTVGLKKLSLRLAIHKASGEDWLAEHMLVMGVHGPDGRVTYFTGAYPSACGKTSTAMMRGESIVGDDIAYLRQRNGKVYAVNVESGIFGIIQNVNAKDDPLIWEVLTSPNEVIFSNVLVTEDKTPFWLGDRREIPEKGINHSGEWLKEKKDSKGNEITHSHKNARYTVTLRSLKNLDTKLDDARGAQTKGIIYGGRDSSTWSPVQQSFDWAHGVITMGASLESETTSATLGKEGVRQFCPMSNLDFVSIPLGKYIRNHLKFVDSVDSPPTIFAANYFLKDSKTAEYVTGMQDKRVWIKWMELRVNNDVDAIKTPTGYIPKYEDLKKLFKQVLDIDYAEEDYINQFTLRIPENLEKIERITEIYKTKVSDTPNILFSILEEQKKRLKTAQEKYGDYVAPKVFCK